The DNA segment TCCAACTCAATATGGCAACACAAACAGTCGAAGTATTGGTTGAAGGCGGCAAGGCAACAGCTGCTCCGCCATTGGGCCCAGCTTTAGGTCCGACTGGATTGAACATAGGCCAGGTTGTTGCTGACATCAATAAAAAGACTGCTGCTTTCAAGGCAATGCAGGTTCCAGTAAAAGTTAAAGTTGACACTTCCAATAAAACTTATACAATAACTGTGGGCACTCCTCCTGCTTCTGCTTTAATCAAAAAAGAAGCTGGTGTGGAGAAGGGCTCCGGGAATCCGCTGCAGGACAAGATAGCGGATTTGAGAATAGAGCAGATTATTAAGATTGCAAAGATGAAGGAAGATGCTCTTCTTGGAAAAACCCTGAAAGAAAAAATAAAGGAAATCATAGGAAGCTGCAATTCAATAGGAATTCTTGTTGAAGGCGTTGGCGCAAAAGAAGCCATAAAAATGGTCAATGAAGGCAAATTCAATGAAGAGATCAAAGCAGAAAAAACAGAGCTGTCAGCAGAAGAATTAAAGGCATTGGAAGAAGAAAGGAAGAGGCTGCAGGAAGAGGCTGAGAAGAGGAAGGCAGAGTTTGAAAGGCTTGCAAAACAAATTATTGACAGCATGGCGGGCAAGCCAAGAGGAGAGATCAAGGCCAAGCTTCACGAAGCAAAGATCCCAGAAGCCATCATACATGAATTACTGCCAGTTGAAGGCGTTGGCGCAGGAGCTCCAGGCGCGCCAGGAGCTGCTCCGGGAGCTAAGCCGGCTGCAGGGGCTGCAAAAGAGGCTGCTCCGAAGGCAGAAGCGAAGAAGGAAGAGAAGAAGAAATAAATATATTCTACAATATACCTTCCCATTATCAGTATGGCAATGTTTTTAAAGTTTGTTGCATTTCCCTATTTGCAGGGTTAATAAAATGACTGAAAAATTACAGTTGTATTCTTTTGTTCCGTTGCTTATGGCTGCAGAATTTTCTTCTTTAATAGGCAGACCGGCTGCAATCGGCGCATTTAATGTTAATTTCTATGCACAAGGAGAAGGCATTCTTGAAGGCTTGCGCAAGGCAGAAGCACCGGGGGTAATACAGGCGAGCAAAGGCGCAAACAAGTTTCAAGGCGGTGCAGATAAAATCCAATATATGGTGTTAAAGGCAATGGAGAATATGAAAATAACTCTGCCGATTTGCCTGCATCTCGATCATGGCGATGAAAAAAGCGCAATTGACTGTATTAATAAGGGCTTCAGCTCTGTGATGATTGATGCCTCTGAATTGGACGAACTTGATAATATGGCTGTTACTAGAAAGATCGTAGATTATGCGCATACGAAAGGCATTGGCGTTGAAGCAGAGTACGGCAAGTTAAAGGGTGTAGAAGAGCATATATCATATGAGAAAACAACATATGCAGACCCTAAATTCGTTCCTGTATTCTTTGACAGAAGCAAAGCAGATGCTTTGGCAATAGCTTATGGAACTTCGCATGGCCCAAATAAAGGCAAGACAGATGCATTGAATATATCAATAGTTGCATATAGCTATGCTGGGCTAAAGGCCTATAACCTGAATTTGGATCATTTCCTGGTCAGCCATGGCTCCTCAAGCATTCCACAGAAAATTGTTGAAGAAATAAACCAATATGGCGGTTTGTTAAAGAATACAAGTGGAGTTCCAGATTACATAATAAAGCAGGCTATTACCAGCGGAATTAGAAAAGTGAATATTGATACAGATCTGAGATTAGCTATAACTGCTGTATTCAGGAAATATCTGCATGATAATCCTGGAGTTGAGCAGAAGTCAGATGCGCTGAATCTTGTCAAAAAAATATTCAGCGGAGAAATTCCCGCAAGGGATAAAGATGGAAAAGCAGTTAATCCGGCAGAAATAACTGATCCAAGAAGCTATCTGCAGCCGGTTATGGATCTAAATCCTGAATTGCTAAGGGAAGATTATAGAAGCCTAAAAGACAGCGCGTTTGTAGAAGTAATGGAGCTGGTTAAAAATAGAATAGCGGAGCATGTTAAAAATCTAGCAATATTGTTCGGCTCAGCAGGATTGGCAGGCAAAGTGGATACAAGACTTACACTGGAAGAGATGGCTAACAAGTATTTAAAATAGGCCTGAAATATTCTAATCCTGCTTCAGTTATTGAATATGTCTTTGGGTCATAAAACCTTTTATCAGCTGTTCTCGGCACAATTTTACCCATCCCGTCTAATTTCAACAGCCCGTCATCTAAGATGGTTCTCAAATCGAAGGCTTCTGCAGCAAACTTAGAATCTTTTCTTTGCAATGCAACAAACTTATTTGTCGCTCCGTTATCAATTAGCTTTACACAAGCTTTTCCGATTTCGATTGCATTTTTAACATCAGTCTCGGTTGGCAGACCGCTTCTGTAAATGTAATTAGGCTTTTCATCGTTGAAATTTCCTGTTTCGACTTCTAGTTTTAGATCTTCTTTCAGCCTTTTTGCAATTATCTCAGCAACACCGCCGAGCTTTTTATGGCCGAAGCCGTCAATATTTGACTCATCTTCGCTTATCGGCTTTTCACTTCCGATATGCTTTGCTCCTTCTGAAATCACAATAACAATGTTTTTTTCATTCAAGTAAGCAAGGTTTTTGTCAGATTTAATCGGCTTATTGTATTTTTCTTTTATCTTTTCTTTTAAATCCGCGTAATCAAGGGGAAATTCTGGGATAATTATGAAGTCAGGCTGCGGAAATTCTTTTAACTTATTCTCAAGCAGGATATTGCAGCCAGATGCCAAAGCCAGCCATCCAGCAGTCCTGCCCATGCACTCTACAACCATTATTCTGCTGTGCGCATGAGATGTTGTCCTTAATGCAGCAGAAAACTCAGCGCTTCTGCATGCAGCAGTTGCAAAGCCATTTGTATAATAATTGAAAATGCTTTCATAATCAACAACATTCCCATCAGGGGCATTTCCACCAACATCATTGTCGATGGTTTTTGAAGCCATTACAAAAGGGATTTTAAGCAATGAGCCCTGCATCATGTCTTTTGCAATGCTTAATGTGTCCTCTCCTCCAATTGCAATAAAGCAATCAACCAGTTCAGAAATGTTTTTTGCGCCTTTTTCAAGGCTCCCATCATTCTTTTTCAGCCTCTCTCTTTCTGTTTTTATGAATGTTCCGCCGACATAAGGATCTATCATTCCTGGGCTTAGATGTTTATAGTTTCGGTTTTTGACGCCTTTCCATCCTTCAAGGAAACCGATTAGCTGATAGCCTTTTTTTGCCGCTTCTTCTACTGCGCTGTATAAAAAAGCATTTAAAGCAGATGTATCGCCTCCACCTGTTAAAATGCCGAGTGTTTTC comes from the Candidatus Woesearchaeota archaeon genome and includes:
- a CDS encoding 6-phosphofructokinase; translated protein: MAFQQHALQKFLESMWKIIAELKRKINKSDVISDSWGSIMKTLGILTGGGDTSALNAFLYSAVEEAAKKGYQLIGFLEGWKGVKNRNYKHLSPGMIDPYVGGTFIKTERERLKKNDGSLEKGAKNISELVDCFIAIGGEDTLSIAKDMMQGSLLKIPFVMASKTIDNDVGGNAPDGNVVDYESIFNYYTNGFATAACRSAEFSAALRTTSHAHSRIMVVECMGRTAGWLALASGCNILLENKLKEFPQPDFIIIPEFPLDYADLKEKIKEKYNKPIKSDKNLAYLNEKNIVIVISEGAKHIGSEKPISEDESNIDGFGHKKLGGVAEIIAKRLKEDLKLEVETGNFNDEKPNYIYRSGLPTETDVKNAIEIGKACVKLIDNGATNKFVALQRKDSKFAAEAFDLRTILDDGLLKLDGMGKIVPRTADKRFYDPKTYSITEAGLEYFRPILNTC
- a CDS encoding 50S ribosomal protein L11, which translates into the protein MATQTVEVLVEGGKATAAPPLGPALGPTGLNIGQVVADINKKTAAFKAMQVPVKVKVDTSNKTYTITVGTPPASALIKKEAGVEKGSGNPLQDKIADLRIEQIIKIAKMKEDALLGKTLKEKIKEIIGSCNSIGILVEGVGAKEAIKMVNEGKFNEEIKAEKTELSAEELKALEEERKRLQEEAEKRKAEFERLAKQIIDSMAGKPRGEIKAKLHEAKIPEAIIHELLPVEGVGAGAPGAPGAAPGAKPAAGAAKEAAPKAEAKKEEKKK
- a CDS encoding class II fructose-bisphosphate aldolase, whose amino-acid sequence is MTEKLQLYSFVPLLMAAEFSSLIGRPAAIGAFNVNFYAQGEGILEGLRKAEAPGVIQASKGANKFQGGADKIQYMVLKAMENMKITLPICLHLDHGDEKSAIDCINKGFSSVMIDASELDELDNMAVTRKIVDYAHTKGIGVEAEYGKLKGVEEHISYEKTTYADPKFVPVFFDRSKADALAIAYGTSHGPNKGKTDALNISIVAYSYAGLKAYNLNLDHFLVSHGSSSIPQKIVEEINQYGGLLKNTSGVPDYIIKQAITSGIRKVNIDTDLRLAITAVFRKYLHDNPGVEQKSDALNLVKKIFSGEIPARDKDGKAVNPAEITDPRSYLQPVMDLNPELLREDYRSLKDSAFVEVMELVKNRIAEHVKNLAILFGSAGLAGKVDTRLTLEEMANKYLK